In Strongyloides ratti genome assembly S_ratti_ED321, scaffold srae_chrx_scaffold0000002, a single window of DNA contains:
- a CDS encoding Thrombospondin, type 1 repeat-containing protein, with product MYLYNYFKILLPFILWLIIISNVLIFVTCDDTTSPELSNTEVISPKLKVIRRLRNLLTDFLTEEQCIYFIDTYLKMYNDGATFQEIQEDVMTNAMDHLDDEQLLAALGAYKKANKALGSEKLMTLGMTCIEVLKNNLTPFMNQVTEKMKLMKEENKGTNAINNNIFLMMNQFFTRKRCRTIFKRIMKKIGKEDFDLAYPFLNSFLKFDLISDLIEINLMEKRLILILLLLCLFYTSILSSILLSLSSSSSNQQYLTNCGNAQTEWLEWSSWGECTDKCGSCGIHMRTRICLTTNSTCACPGSGTQLDYCNLNVCLYPRQTCCYNKIAQSFQGKFTCLTVQSG from the exons ATGTATCTTtataattactttaaaatattattgccATTTATTTTATGGTTGATAATTATATCTAATGTTCTTATATTTGTTACTTGTGATGATACTACTTCACCTGAATTGTCAAATACAGAAGTTATTTCTCCTAAACTTAAAGTTATTAGAAGattaagaaatttattaactGATTTTTTAACAGAAGAAcaatgtatttattttattgatacttatttaaaaatgtacaaTGACGGTGCTACTTTTCAAGAAATTCAAGAag atgttATGACAAATGCCATGGATCATTTAGATGATGAACAATTATTAGCAGCACTTGGAGCATATAAAAAGGCAAATAAAGCATTAGGTTCTGAAAAACTTATGACACTAGGTATGACATGTATagaagtattaaaaaataatcttacaCCATTTATGAATCAAGTTActgaaaaaatgaaattaatgaaagaagaaaataaagGGACTAATGCTATTAacaataacatatttttaatgatgaatcaattttttactaGAAAAAGATGTagaacaatatttaaaaggattatgaaaaaaattggGAAAGAAGACTTTGATTTAGCTTATCcctttttaaatagttttttaaaatttgatttaatatcagatttaat agaaataaatttaatggaaaaacgtttgatattaatattattattattgtgtttattttatacaagtATCTTATCATCAATTTTACTATCATTGTCATCGAGTTCATCAAATCAACAATACTTAACAAATTGTGGAAATGCACAAACTGAATGGTTAGAATGGAGTTCATGGGGTGAATGTACCGATAAATGTGGTAGCTGTGGAATTCATATGCGAACTAGAATTTGCCTTACAACAAACTCAACTTGTGCATGTCCCgg TAGTGGAACACAGTTAGATTATTGTAACCTTAACGTATGCTTGTATCCAAGACAGACATgctgttataataaaattgctCAGTCATTTCAAGGAAAATTTACATGTTTAACAGTTCAAAGTGgataa
- a CDS encoding Plexin-A4: protein MPLQKLVVDKTTERIYVGGVNYIYDLTPSLEKRTTAITGHDNEFKPCNDLKICNHDKVHLKAMAVYAEGSKLIECPSTYPQCRLRNLYDITTYDEIKGISHSMLYPDETASTVLLVGMGPPNPSYTYCQPPENYDIWKNDLSQVLYIGSTILNNNALQTTIPSTSLEAPPSIASYKLNGTDSEIFNLAIKSVGDGTELKLLDKNYKIDYISAFQSGAFIYFSTQQLESFHNEFNGDFISPEIVSKLVRIYVNDHHFHSYTEVPLICKGRDGYNYKYIKDTYLAKPEYTLAKKLGVRVEEDVLFAIFSDQPSSTSSQQLVNSALCVYSMDTVERIFKDNIRNCFRGKTSRNLKWFVKNDKCSNTTISESQMICGSDAIRFIGGEKRINGELLMFKENSDFTSIVIHSVKGYTVAFIGTVNGKLLKVAIQKDDFYIYNSIDISNNPILPDMEIDGSNEYLYVLTLDRLTKLAIKQCGDATDCKSCLQMRDPYCGWCGISGKCLSEDQCISLDIPPSPTEFFSQNGKCPLILSIYPNSTQISTTQNISIVMQNIPQRNHKFLACRFEFPYLNINVTQPAVVIDGFNQKIYCQTPDVLLIPTIPIDEMALNSKLNIIRTNTNSSSISLSSTNFTFYDCRKLYSCKSCVESLYPCSWCIQSSQCVEVTSSETTCKNQNFVNGIGTTKLSNKGSLHCPQIVEMESTNVRAGEAKQFTITTKNTHPFMKDWVCIIKNVHEIIEVPGNKINDQIICDFVKMDYTNGKFNNGTLNIEIVLAWSSKNQRQPLDNIFNVNLYKCNFMADNCGSCLSLDNTKYNCGWCESTGKCSPQSSCQRRSDFLKSGDICANPKIINFFPKKGPLNGGTELTIIGNNLGRQVSDVDNNVFIGNVRCNVIASKYVPFSKIICKTGDRLKIEQNANLPRNRARSHPIIVQMESKKGNLSYTATSNEPFVYVDPLITTFYPRYGPLSGGTIITIKGENLDAGSHVRTFIGGSLCKIISRNSTSLICQSGPNDSPNNGSLNVLFDDTPIEFKNLHFEYKPNPKFLSINKDMSIVSGGIIITVKGIGFNLIQSARMVFGIDDEIVKGYYCNIEHDSLMNCTTPNIQNIGKIHPTNNNPLIVNYGYYINEYFYINDSRILLNYKQISVYPDPTVESIKDIRYFLPGGFLTINGENLNKVASEDDIKVDVSGNECKITALADKALTCQLPNKDKIDETKFDSLGPEVLVKIGSNVAEVGRLSFDPKATKLTTQFLFIIILAVVLFFIAFLVLLILFKRKSTSHNRQLKYLRSQMDTIEMRVATECKEAFAELQTSMSAWQENYPQGQIYTPFLSYKDYASRILFPHNYPNNPIFGHLEVDSEHASAIEAGLQQFNKLLCNRTFLLTFVQTMEKNKYFVGKDRVNVGSLLMVILQDKMEYCTDILKQLLKELILKNVEGKYQPKVLFRRSESVAERMLSAWFAFFMYKFLRDCGGQQLFQLYWSIKQTTEKGPQDVITMDARYSLSEEKLLRSTIDYQELIIHIISDEIDSPQSQKILPQEFTIRAISCDTISQVKEKCLDAKYRTMPFSERPSIDDVDLEWVTPAQSIILRDIDNTNKIENGGWKKLNTLSHYKIPNNGRLLLIPRQIASSYNLSLMSDRSEKSSLTIINNSPTLGRGFGTNSSNNSKECANIFHLVKPQENGPSDNQEKLVSEVYLTRLLTMKGTVQKFIEDFFNVIFSSSGNSRQFFFPICIKYMFDFMDEQALEHGITDEEVVHAWKSNALPLRFWVNLIKNPHFLFDIPKPTKIEGSLNVIAQTLMDACSTQEQNLTKDSPSSKLLFAKDIPSHRMKVNRYYSEIRRMPPISEHEMSAYFADESKLHQNQFYIYTALNELYNYVEQYKESIYDELSTNEYANSQGITAKFQQMIDIMSINDNLSHHYTNGSLDGYNSASKLMFKDSRFY, encoded by the exons ATGCCTTTGCAAAAACtg gttgTTGATAAAACAACAGAAAGGATTTATGTTGGTGGggtaaattatatttatgatttAACACCATCATTAGAAAAAAGAACTACTGCTATTACGGGTCATGATAATGAATTTAAACCAtgtaatgatttaaaaatttgtaatcaTGATAAAGTTCATTTAAAAGCTATGGCTGTTTATGCAGAAGGATCTAAACTTATTGAATGCCCATCAACTTATCCACAATGTAGATTAAGAAATTTGTATGATATTACAACATATGATGAGATAAAAGGTATTAGTCATTCAATGTTATATCCAGATGAAACAGCATCAACTGTTTTATTAGTCGGTATGGGACCACCAAATCCAAGTTATACATATTGCCAACCACCAGAGAATTATGATATATGgaaaaatgatttatcacaagttttatatattggAAGTAccatattaaataataatgcaTTACAAACAACAATTCCTTCAACAAGCTTAGAAGCACCACCTAGTATTGCATCATACAAATTAAATGGTACTGATtcagaaatttttaatttagcaATTAAATCTGTAGGTGATGGTACTGAATTGaaattattagataaaaattataaaattgattaTATAAGTGCTTTTCAAAGTGGTGCATTCATCTATTTCTCAACACAACAATTAGAATCATTTCACAATGAATTTAATGGTGATTTTATATCACCAGAAATTGTTAGTAAACTTGTTAGAATATACGTTAATGATCATCATTTTCATTCATATACAGAAGTACCATTAATTTGTAAAGGACGTGATggttataattataaatatataaaagatactTATTTAGCAAAGCCTGAATATACATTAGCAAAAAAACTTGGTgttag aGTTGAGGAAGATGTTTTATTTGCAATATTTTCTGATCAACCTTCAAGTACATCTTCACAACAATTAGTTAATTCAGCATTATGTGTTTATTCAATGGATACAGTTGAAAGgatatttaaagataatattcGTAATTGTTTTAGAGGAAAAACAAgtagaaatttaaaatggtttgttaaaaatgataaatgttCAAATACAACAATTTCTGAAAGTCAAATGATATGTGGTAGTGATGCAATACGTTTTATTGGTGgtgaaaaaagaattaatggtgaattattaatgtttaaagaaaatagTGATTTTACCTCAATAGTTATCCACTCAGTGAAAGGTTATACAGTTGCATTTATTGGTACAGTTAATGGTAAACTATTAAAAGTAGCAATTCAAAAAgatgatttttatatatataattctaTTGACATTAGTAATAATCCCATACTTCCAGACATGGAAATAGATGGTagtaatgaatatttatatgttcTTACATTAGATCGTTTAACTAAATTGGCTATTAAACAATGTGGTGATGCAACTGATTGTAAAAGTTGTTTACAAATGAGGGATCCATATTGTGGTTGGTGTGGTATAAGTGGAAAATGTTTATCAGAAGATCAATGTATTTCATTAGATATTCCACCATCACCAACTGAATTTTTTTCACAAAATGGTAAATGTCCacttattttatcaatatatccTAATTCAACACAAATATCAACAACacaaaatatatcaatagtTATGCAAAATATACCACAAAgaaatcataaatttttagcaTGTCGATTTGAATTtccatatttaaatattaatgttacaCAACCGGCTGTTGTTATTGATggttttaatcaaaaaatatattgtcaAACACCAGATGTTTTACTAATACCAACAATTCCTATAGATGAAATGGCGCtaaattcaaaattaaatataatacgAACTAATACTAATTCATCTTCAATATCATTATCTAGTActaattttacattttatgattgtagaaaattatattcatGTAAAAGTTGTGTTGAATCATTATATCCATGTTCATGGTGTATACAAAGTAGTCAATGTGTAGAAGTAACATCATCCGAAACAACAtgtaaaaatcaaaattttgttaatggTATTGGTACaacaaaattatcaaataaaggAAGTTTACATTGTCCACAAATTGTTGAAATGGAATCAACAAATGTTCGTGCTGGAGAAGCTAAACAATTTACAATTACAACTAAAAATACTCATCCATTTATGAAAGATTGGgtttgtattattaaaaatgtacatGAAATTATTGAAGTTCCaggaaataaaataaatgatcaaattatttgtgattttgttaaaatgGATTATACAAAtggaaaatttaataatggaACATTAAACATTGAAATTGTTTTAGCATGGTCATCAAAAAATCAAAGACAACCAttagataatatatttaatgttaatctttataaatgtaattttatgGCTGATAATTGTGGATCTTGTTTATCATTAgataatacaaaatataattgtgGTTGGTGTGAATCAACTGGTAAATGCAGTCCACAATCCTCTTGTCAACGTAGAtcagattttttaaaaagtggTGATATATGCGCAAAtcctaaaataattaatttttttcctaAAAAAGGTCCATTAAATGGTGGAACAGAATTAACTATAATTGGTAATAATTTAGGAAGACAAGTATCTGATGTTGataataatgtatttattGGTAATGTTCGATGTAATGTTATAGCATCAAAATATGTAccattttcaaaaattatatgtaaaaCTGGTGATAGACTTAAAATAGAACAAAATGCTAATTTACCAAGAAATCGTGCAAGAAGTCATCCTATAATAGTACAAATGGAATCAAAAAAAGGTAATTTATCATATACAGCAACATCAAATGAACCATTTGTTTATGTTGATCCATTAATAACAACATTTTATCCACGTTATGGACCATTATCAGGTGGTacaataataacaataaaaggTGAAAATTTAGATGCAGGATCACATGTTAGAACATTTATAGGTGGTTCattatgtaaaattattagtaGAAATAGTACATCATTAATTTGTCAATCAGGTCCTAATGATTCACCAAATAATGGTagtttaaatgttttatttgatGATACACcaattgaatttaaaaatttacattttgaatataaaccaaatccaaaatttttaagtataaataaagatatgtCAATTGTATCAGGTGGAATTATTATTACTGTTAAAGGTATTggttttaatttaatacaaaGTGCTAGAATGGTTTTTGGTATTGATGATGAAATTGTAAAAGgatattattgtaatataGAACATGATTCATTAATGAATTGTACAACAccaaatattcaaaatattgGTAAAATACATCCAACAAATAATAATCCattaattgttaattatggttattatataaatgaatatttttatattaatgattcaagaatattattaaattataaacaaatatcTGTATATCCAGATCCAACAGTTGAATCAATTAAAGatataagatattttttaccAGGAGgatttttaactataaatggtgaaaatttaaataaagttgCATCAGAAGATGATATTAAAGTTGATGTTTCTGGTAATGAATGTAAAATAACGGCACTTGCAGATAAAGCTTTAACATGTCAATTAccaaataaagataaaattgatGAGACAAAATTTGATTCTCTTGGGCCTGAAGTATTAGTTAAAATTGGTTCTAATGTTGCAGAAGTTGGACGTTTATCATTTGATCCCAAAGCAACAAAGTTAACAactcaatttttatttattattatacttgCAGTTgtcttattttttatagcATTTTTagttcttttaattttatttaagagAAAAAGTACTTCACATAATCgtcaattaaaatatttacgaTCTCAAATGGATACAATTGAAATGAGAGTTGCAACAGAATGTAAAGAGGCATTTGCTGAACTTCAAACATCAATGAGTGCTTGGCAAGAAAATTATCCACAAGGACAAATATATACaccatttttatcatataaagaTTATGCTAGTCGTATATTATTTCCACATAATTATCCAAATAATCCTATATTTGGACATTTAGAAGTTGATTCAGAACATGCTAGTGCAATTGAAGCTGGTTTAcaacaatttaataaattattatgtaatagaacatttttattaacatttgtccaaacaatggaaaaaaacaaatattttgttgGTAAAGATAGAGTTAATGTTGGTTCATTATTAATGGTTATTCTTCAAGATAAAATGGAATATTGTAcagatatattaaaacaattattaaaagaattaatattaaaaaatgttgaagGAAAATATCAAccaaaagttttatttagaaGATCTGAATCTGTTGCTGAAAGAATGTTATCAGCATGGTTTGcattttttatgtataaatttttaagagaTTGTGGTGGACAAcaattatttcaattatattGGTCAATAAAACAAACAACTGAAAAAGGACCACAAGATGTTATAACAATGGATGCAAGATATTCATTATcagaagaaaaattattaagatCAACAATTGATTATCAAGAAttaattattcatattatatCAGATGAAATTGATTCACCACAAagtcaaaaaattttaccacAAGAATTTACAATAAGAGCAATAAGTTGTGATACAATATCACaagttaaagaaaaatgtttagATGCAAAATATAGAACAATGCCATTTTCAGAAAGGCCATCTATTGATGATGTTGATTTAGAATGGGTAACACCTGCACAAAGTATTATTCTTCGTGATATTGataatactaataaaatagaaaatggtggatggaaaaaattaaatacattATCACATTATAAAATACCAAATAATGGAAGATTACTTCTTATACCACGTCAAATAGCATCATCATATAATCTTTCATTAATGAGTGATAGATCAGAAAAGTCATCATTaactataattaataattcacCAACATTAGGAAGAGGTTTTGGTACAAATAGTAGTAATAATAGTAAAGAATGTGctaatatatttcatttagtAAAACCACAAGAAAATGGACCATCTGATAATCAAGAAAAATTAGTATCAGAAGTATATTTAACTCGTCTATTAACAATGAAGGGAACagtacaaaaatttatagaagattttttcaatgtaatattttcaagTTCTGGTAATTCACGTCAATTTTTCTTTCcaatatgtataaaatatatgtttgaTTTTATGGATGAACAAGCATTAGAACATGGTATTACTGATGAAGAAGTTGTACATGCATGGAAAAGTAATGCATTACCATTAAGATTTTGggttaatttaattaaaaatccacattttttatttgatataccAAAACCAACTAAAATAGAGGGTAGTTTAAATGTTATAGCACAAACATTAATGGATGCTTGTTCAACACAAGAACAAAATTTAACCAAAGATTCACCAAGtagtaaattattatttgccAAAGACATACCTTCTCATAGAATGAAAGTTAATAg atattatTCTGAAATAAGAAGGATGCCACCAATATCAGAACATGAAATGTCAGCATATTTTGCTGATGAATCAAAATTACATcaaaatcaattttatatatatacagcattaaatgaattatataattatgttGAACAATATAAAGAAAGCATATATGATGAACTTTCAACAAATGAATACGCAAATAGTCAAGGAATTACAGCAAAGTTCCAGCAAATGATTGACATTATGTCAATAAATGATAATCTTTCTCATCATTATACAAACGGTTCCCTTGATGGATATAATAGTGCTTCCAAATTAATGTTTAAGGATAGtcgtttttattaa
- a CDS encoding Death-like domain-containing protein, protein MHNVKQKNYHPVDVVFEQLGPRIYTSEDDLSAELKFYYNLLKLDSTPDVSGLYSIVSNNITLKNCTQEILEILEYKLNPPVIDSMKNWEYLTSKFGCSNDFVMNMRSHSNPMREFIKSNGDIKLNMLLKEIESMNRIDVLLSLEKPLNKLKSCVNRKLSDSKNQTKLLVCKKTFPSSEDISILNHDKDFILILHHEVEAKDRKYFKWFRRNLENASDGKYLIFDFDKSVDKSNLYLSTKSLFQSSLFIICLYNDEWCKVINSFAKTNSESINLTELLKCKVYLSELMDGEIIQNKFVNKRFVAVTVENFNKSLLPVGWPQNTLCYEFPKHFKDLCTKVLK, encoded by the exons ATGCATAATGTGaagcaaaaaaattatcatccTGTTGATGTTGTTTTCGAACAATTAGGTCCTAGAATTTATACATCAGAAGATGACCTATCGGCAGaactaaaattttactataacTTATTAAAACTCGATTCAACACCAGATGTATCAGGATTATATTCTATTGTATCTAATAACATAACCTTAAAAAATTGCACTCAagaaattttagaaattttagaATATAAACTAAATCCACCTGTTATTGATTCTATGAAAAATTGGGAATATTTAACATCAAAATTTGGGTGTTCCAATGATTTTGTAATGAATATGCGAAGCCATTCAAATCCTATGAGGGAATTTATCAAATCAAATGgtgatattaaattaaatatgttattaaaagaaattgaatCTATGAATAGAATAGATGTATTATTAAGTTTAGAAAAGCCATTAAATAAGTTAAAATCATGTGTCAATAGAAAATTATCTGATTCAAAAAATCAAACCAAATTATTAGTATGTAAAAAAACGTTTCCATCATCTGAGgatatttcaattttaaatcatGATAAAGatt TTATTTTAATCTTACACCATGAAGTTGAAGCAAAAGAtcgtaaatattttaaatggtTTAGGAGGAACTTGGAAAATGCTTCAGAtggtaaatatttaatttttgactTTGATAAATCAGTTGATAAATCAAATCTTTATTTAAGTACAAAATCATTATTTCAAAGTTCATTGTTTATAATATGCTTATATAATGATGAGTGGTGTAAAGTGATAAATTCATTTGCAAAAACAAATTCAGAATCTATAAATTTAACAGAACTTTTAAAGTGTAAAGTATATCTTTCTGAATTAATGGATGGTGAAATAATACAgaataaatttgttaataaaagatttGTTGCTGTAACAGTTGAA aactttaataaatcattattaCCGGTTGGTTGGCCACAAAATACCTTATGTTATGAGTTTCCGAAACATTTTAAAGACCTTTGTacaaaagtattaaaataa
- a CDS encoding Inosine/uridine-preferring nucleoside hydrolase domain-containing protein, whose amino-acid sequence MKIIIDSDGVVDDCKAITLALQTPHAEVIDQAVANISRTIRANNIKKVIPIYKGAFEPLIVDEFLPHSEDFSFGKDGIGDQPDVYPISLESDWENYDKEIPAAIALTKYCRQYKNEIIIVSLGPLTNIALATKLDPDFKKNVKEIYCMGGNVYGIGNIVDKQTAEYNFGHDPEAAHIVLNDLLCPITIIPWECFYFECKKNKDDVDFHEMFNIDTKLAKYIKAISQKMTDVLKNSNRQFAFCDEIVIGSLLYPEQVILKKKYLKGIVELHGNHTRGQIAIDWVSQLWDENTHGETKKFSNTKPPITFITRYNTKELISIFENTLKSSE is encoded by the exons atgaaaattattattgattCTGATGGAGTTGTAGATGATTGTAAAGCTATTACTTTAGCATTACAAACACCTCATGCTGAAGTAa TTGATCAAGCTGTTGCTAATATTTCACGAACTATTCGtgctaataatattaaaaaagttataccTATATATAAAGGTGCTTTTGAACCATTAATTGTTGATGAATTTCTACCACATTCAGAAGATTTTTCATTTGGAAAAGATGGTATTGGTGATCAACCTGATGTATATCCAATTAGTTTAGAATCAGATTGGGAAAATTATGACAAAGAAATACCAGCAGCAATTgctttaacaaaatattgtcgtcaatataaaaatgaaattataatTGTTTCATTAGGCCCATTAACAAATATTGCATTAGCTACAAAACTTGATcctgattttaaaaaaaatgttaaagaaatttattgtaTGGGTGGAAATGTTTATGGTATTGGaaatattgttgataaaCAAACAGCTGAATATAATTTTGGACATGATCCAGAAGCAGCACATATAGTTCTTAATGATTTACTATGCCCTATTACAATAATACCCTGggaatgtttttattttgaatgtaaaaaaaacaaagatGATGTAGATTTTCATGAAATGTTTAATATAGATACTAAATTAGCAAAATATATTAAGGCAATTTCACAGAAAATGACagatgtattaaaaaattctaatcGTCAATTTGCATTTTGTGATGAAATTGTTATTGGATCTTTACTTTATCCTGAACAagtcatattaaaaaaaaagtacttgAAAGGTATTGTCGAATTACATGGAAATCATACTAGAGGACAAATAGCGATTGATTGGGTATCCCAATTATGGGATGAAAATACTCATGgtgaaacaaaaaaattttcaaacaCTAAACCAccaataacatttattactAGATATAATACTAAAGAattaatatctatttttgaaaatacaCTTAAATCAtctgaataa